CCCAGCAGGACGAGGTACACTCGAACATCGATCGGCTGAGTGGCCCTGCTGCGATCGATCGCGAGGACTCCATTGAGGAGAAGCTCGGTTTCGCCCTGTATGCTGGCGACAAGACCGAAGCACTCCAACTGGTTGCTGCGGGTGCAAACCCCAAGGGCAGCGATCGCATGGGCACGCCAATCATCTTCCATGCGATCGCGGGTGGGCACCTGGATGCCGTGACGTTTCTCCTCGAGCGCGGTGTCGACCCCAATTCGCGCGGTCTCTATGGAGTGACTCCGTTGATGGCGGCTGTGGCAGATAACCGCGTTGAGATTGCCAAGATGCTCCTGGCCCGCGGGGCGGACCCATCGCTGGAAGCCGAGGGAGGTCGCACGGCCGTGCAGTTGGCCGAACGCTATGACCACGCGGAAATGAAAGCGCTCCTGGGCGAGCAAACGACCAGCGATGTGCCCGCCGTCGACGATTCTCCAACGACGGCTTCCGAGCCCGCCATCGATTGGGATGAACTCCTTGTGGGAGCTGTCGCGGCGAAGAAGCCGGATCTCGCGGAGAAGATGCTCTCTCACGGAGCGAATCCGAATGCGCGCTACCGCTATGGGCTGACTCCGTTGATGTTCGCCGCCCAGAATGACCAGCCGATCATGGTGGAGCTTCTCCTCAAGGCAGGAGCAGATCCAAACTTGCGCAGCGACATGGGCGAATCCTGCCTGCATATCGCCTCTCGCGTCGGTTCGGCCGACATTGTTCAGAAACTCCTGAAGGCCGGAGCCGAGATCGACCAGCTTTCGGATCTTGGCTACACGCCATTGATGATGGCGGCCCAGCAAGGCAATGTCGCGATCGTCAAGGTGCTCCTGGATGCTGGAGCGGATGCCACCATGACAACGCGACTTGGCCAGACGGCGCGCAAACTGGCCACCTCGGCGGATCACGAAGACGTTGTCAAGCTCCTGCCGGCCGAGCCGTCCTCCGGCCCTCCTTGACAGGTCAGCGCATTTCCGCGATGCTTCCCATCAACTGGCCCGGCCTCCGGGGCGCTTGACTTGGCTTGTCCCCTTGTATGAGTTGCCGCCGCCAGGTTTTCCACCTCAAACAGGAGGCGCGAATGTCCGCAGATAAATCTCCGGATGAAGCGGGAGGCGGTACCCCTATCCTGGGTCCTCACTCCAGGCGTTCCTTTCTGAAAGGAATGGGCCTCGCGGCGGGAGCAGTCGCCGTGTGGCCAACCACCGTCACCGCTCAGGAATCGAAGGAATCGCCCGGTTTCAAGGAACTCGGGCGGAAGAAGCAGTCAATTTCACTGACCATCAACGGCAAGGCTCACAAGGTTGACGTGGAGCCCCGCTCGACACTGCTCGACGTCTTGCGCGAGACGTTGGACATGACCGGCAGCAAGGAAGTCTGCAACCGCGGAGCGTGCAGCGCCTGCACGGTCCTGCTGGACGGCGTTGCCGTCAGCTCGTGCATGACGCTCGCGATGGATGCCCAGGGACACGACGTCGTCACGATCGAAGGCCTCGCCGCCGATCCCAGGTACAAGTACATCATCGACGCGTTTGTGGAGCATGATGCCGCGCAGTGTGGCTACTGCATCCCGGGTTTCGTCGTTCGCACGGCGGATTTCCTGGAGCAGGTTCCGTCGCCTGACGCCGAACAGATTCGCGAAGGCCTGGCCGGCAATTTATGCCGCTGCGGAACGTACTCGAAGATCTTCGCCGCCGTTGAAGCCGCCGCGGCCAAGAAGGGAGGCAGGTGATGCAGCGCGATAATAACGTTGCCTTTGAGAACAATGCCCCCCGTGTCGACGTGCTGGAGAAAGTCACCGGCGCCGCGCGATACGCCTCCGACGTCTACCCGAAGAACATGCTCTTCGCCCGATTCATTCGCTTCCCATACGGAACCGGCAAGGTGAAGAGCGCGAAGCTCGACGAGGCGCGAAGTATGCCCGGCATCGTCGAGATTGAGCTCGAGGATGGGTCCGCCCCCTATGCCGGTGCTCGAATCGGGCACATTGTCGGTGAATCGCGTGCAGCGGTCGACGATGCGATGGAGGCTCTGGAACTGGAGTTCGAGCGCGGCGAAAATCGCACGCGCTGGCAGGATCATTACGAGGGCGTTCCCAACGTCGCCAAGGACCGGGAGAAGGAACTGGACGATCTGTACAAGAAGGCCGCAGTCGTTGTCGAAGCGACCTACACGACGCAGATCCAGAATCACTCCTGCCTGGAAACCCACGGCGCCGTCGTCGATCACCG
This genomic window from bacterium contains:
- a CDS encoding ankyrin repeat domain-containing protein, producing MKKLFPLLLVICLTSIAAAQQDEVHSNIDRLSGPAAIDREDSIEEKLGFALYAGDKTEALQLVAAGANPKGSDRMGTPIIFHAIAGGHLDAVTFLLERGVDPNSRGLYGVTPLMAAVADNRVEIAKMLLARGADPSLEAEGGRTAVQLAERYDHAEMKALLGEQTTSDVPAVDDSPTTASEPAIDWDELLVGAVAAKKPDLAEKMLSHGANPNARYRYGLTPLMFAAQNDQPIMVELLLKAGADPNLRSDMGESCLHIASRVGSADIVQKLLKAGAEIDQLSDLGYTPLMMAAQQGNVAIVKVLLDAGADATMTTRLGQTARKLATSADHEDVVKLLPAEPSSGPP
- a CDS encoding (2Fe-2S)-binding protein, encoding MGLAAGAVAVWPTTVTAQESKESPGFKELGRKKQSISLTINGKAHKVDVEPRSTLLDVLRETLDMTGSKEVCNRGACSACTVLLDGVAVSSCMTLAMDAQGHDVVTIEGLAADPRYKYIIDAFVEHDAAQCGYCIPGFVVRTADFLEQVPSPDAEQIREGLAGNLCRCGTYSKIFAAVEAAAAKKGGR